In one Thioclava sp. ES.031 genomic region, the following are encoded:
- a CDS encoding adenosylcobalamin-dependent ribonucleoside-diphosphate reductase: MSRFAAPIAEQIWDMKYRLKEQDGTPIDATVEDSWRRIARALAEVEDKPAKWEEKFYGALEDFKYLPAGRIAAGAGTGRAVTLFNCFVMGTIPDNMGGIFDMLKEAALTMQQGGGIGYDFSTIRPRGAEVKGVAADASGPLSFMDVWDAMCRTIMSAGSRRGAMMATMRCDHPDIESFITAKQDSARLRMFNLSVLVTDAFMEAVKADGPWDLKYGDKVYHTLNARDLWNKIMRATYDYAEPGVIFIDRINKMNNLNYVEQIAATNPCGEQPLPPYGACLLGSINLARLVTNPFEADAGLDPEQLDEMVRLAIRMMDNVVDASRFPLEQQRVEAQNKRRIGLGVTGLADALLMLGLRYGSEEAAAQTEVWMKQIARASYLASVDLAKEKGPFPLFDAEKYLASGNMMQMDDDVREAIREHGIRNALLTSIAPTGTISLYAGNVSSGIEPVFAYAYKRKVLQPDGSRTEEEVVDYAVQMWRDKFGDKPLPDYFVNAQTLAPMDHVRMQAAAQKWIDSSISKTINCPEDIPFEAFKSVYMEAWDTGCKGCTTYRPNDVTGSVLSVSETSEAAPEVDEGADVVYLTEPLDRPAALEGSTYKIKWPGSEHAIYITINDIVQGGHRRPFEVFINSKNMEHFAWTVALTRMISAVFRRGGDVSFVVEELKAVFDPRGGAWMQGKYIPSILAAIGGVIERHMISIGFLEGEGLGLKSDPEADRMAIGEAPRGKACPSCGSYALRMVEGCMTCADCGHSKCG, encoded by the coding sequence ATGAGCCGTTTTGCCGCCCCGATTGCCGAACAGATCTGGGACATGAAATACCGTCTGAAGGAACAGGACGGGACCCCGATCGACGCGACCGTTGAGGATAGCTGGCGCCGGATCGCGCGCGCCTTGGCCGAGGTCGAGGATAAGCCCGCGAAATGGGAAGAGAAATTCTACGGCGCGCTGGAAGATTTCAAATATCTCCCTGCAGGCCGGATCGCCGCGGGGGCCGGCACCGGCCGCGCGGTGACGCTGTTCAACTGCTTCGTCATGGGAACGATCCCTGACAACATGGGCGGCATCTTCGACATGCTGAAGGAAGCCGCGCTGACGATGCAGCAGGGCGGGGGAATCGGCTACGACTTCTCCACCATCCGCCCGCGCGGGGCCGAGGTTAAGGGCGTCGCCGCCGATGCGTCCGGTCCGCTGAGCTTCATGGATGTCTGGGATGCGATGTGCCGCACGATCATGTCGGCGGGCTCGCGGCGCGGCGCGATGATGGCGACGATGCGCTGCGACCACCCCGATATCGAGAGCTTCATCACCGCCAAGCAGGATTCGGCGCGGCTGCGGATGTTCAACCTGTCCGTGCTGGTGACCGACGCGTTCATGGAGGCCGTGAAGGCCGACGGTCCGTGGGACCTGAAATACGGCGACAAGGTCTATCACACGCTGAACGCCCGCGATCTTTGGAATAAGATCATGCGCGCGACCTATGACTACGCCGAGCCGGGCGTGATCTTCATCGACCGCATCAACAAGATGAATAACCTCAACTATGTCGAGCAGATCGCCGCGACCAACCCCTGCGGCGAGCAGCCCCTGCCGCCCTATGGCGCGTGCCTGCTGGGCTCGATCAACCTCGCACGTCTGGTGACGAACCCGTTCGAGGCGGATGCGGGTCTGGACCCCGAGCAGCTCGACGAGATGGTGCGCCTTGCGATCCGCATGATGGATAACGTGGTCGACGCCTCGCGCTTCCCGCTGGAGCAGCAGCGCGTAGAGGCGCAGAACAAGCGTCGCATCGGTCTGGGTGTGACCGGTCTTGCCGACGCGCTCCTGATGCTGGGCCTGCGCTATGGCTCGGAAGAGGCCGCCGCACAGACCGAAGTCTGGATGAAGCAGATCGCGCGGGCGAGCTATCTCGCCTCGGTCGATCTCGCGAAGGAAAAGGGGCCGTTCCCGCTGTTCGATGCCGAGAAATACCTCGCCTCGGGCAACATGATGCAGATGGATGACGACGTCCGCGAGGCGATCCGCGAGCACGGTATCCGCAACGCGCTGCTGACCTCCATCGCACCCACGGGAACCATTTCGCTTTACGCGGGCAACGTCTCGAGCGGTATCGAGCCGGTCTTCGCCTATGCCTACAAGCGCAAGGTGCTGCAGCCCGACGGTTCGCGCACCGAAGAAGAAGTGGTCGATTACGCGGTGCAGATGTGGCGCGACAAGTTCGGGGACAAACCGCTGCCCGACTATTTCGTCAACGCCCAGACCCTCGCGCCGATGGATCACGTCCGGATGCAGGCCGCGGCGCAGAAATGGATCGACAGCTCGATCTCCAAGACCATCAACTGCCCCGAGGATATCCCCTTCGAGGCGTTCAAATCGGTCTATATGGAAGCCTGGGACACCGGCTGCAAAGGCTGCACCACCTACCGTCCGAACGACGTGACGGGCTCGGTTCTCAGCGTGTCGGAAACCTCCGAGGCCGCGCCGGAAGTCGATGAGGGCGCCGATGTGGTCTACCTGACCGAGCCGCTGGACCGTCCCGCGGCGCTGGAAGGCTCGACCTACAAGATCAAGTGGCCGGGTTCGGAGCACGCGATCTACATCACGATCAACGATATCGTCCAAGGCGGTCATCGTCGTCCCTTCGAGGTCTTCATCAACTCGAAGAACATGGAGCATTTCGCCTGGACCGTGGCGCTGACCCGGATGATCTCGGCGGTGTTCCGGCGCGGTGGCGATGTCTCCTTCGTGGTCGAAGAGCTCAAGGCCGTGTTCGATCCGCGCGGCGGGGCCTGGATGCAGGGCAAATACATCCCTTCGATCCTTGCGGCGATTGGCGGCGTGATCGAGCGTCACATGATCTCGATCGGTTTCCTCGAAGGCGAAGGGCTGGGCCTGAAATCCGACCCCGAGGCCGACCGCATGGCCATCGGCGAAGCCCCCCGCGGCAAAGCCTGCCCGTCCTGCGGCTCCTACGCCCTGCGGATGGTCGAAGGCTGTATGACCTGCGCCGATTGCGGCCACTCCAAATGCGGCTGA
- a CDS encoding UvrD-helicase domain-containing protein, whose protein sequence is MDASAARTFAEAATTAWASFNRAELEKEDAAVRRILDALDVFKVPDVYPAACHVAPLARDAADLNSRVLSKLNAEAVGDGVISRIAPIAAFAADPNAVRDAAIETFVEAQLLRWKDFFDTVESMPLTPEQRLSVVVDEDATLVLAGAGSGKTSVITAKAAYLVKTEIRKPSELLLLAFAKDASTEMSERIEARCGVPVAARTFHALAYEIIGEVEGEKPPLAPTATDDKAFLSLMKEILRHIVATASDIAQTVIGWFAGFFDDFPTEWDFKTKHEWYAQIESRNLRTLQGETVNSFEELLIANWLFRNGIAYEYEPSYEHKLQKTGRRVYTPDFRLTESGVYIEHFGVRKKRGRDGKEELTTAPYVDRDEYLEGMDWKRQVHAEHETILIETYSWEREEGRLLEALAEKLNPHVTLRPVPDIQIYDRVAEVGAVDSFTSLMGTFLRHFKNGGYRVEDCSDKAQTLKMGKRAEAFLKIFGAVFREYQSRLGDRIDFEDMVNRATAFVESGRYQSPFKHILVDEFQDISTGRAKLIQALKRQHSDAKVFAVGDDWQSIYRFAGSDIHIMRNFGAEFGGTFAGATGVHRTVDLGRTFRSVDKIALAARHFVLRNPAQITKTVIPAGETDEPSIRIAWTRRDTGETTLNDTVAALAATEGKGGGKPSILILGRYRFLRPDIGRLQRQNPGATITFKTIHASKGLEADYVIILGVDNARMGFPSMIVDDPLLSLVSPEAEPYPNAEERRVMYVAVTRARRTVTILASETRPSVFVEELVKEPEFGVTVPLEAQKHTHTCPGCGGRLLHMAGKDGRDWYRCEHVKLCGSRMPACPACGVGLPVRSRTSGDLVCADCGESQRACPSCEAGWLVERRGRYGAFLSCVRFPDCDGKAKLQKCV, encoded by the coding sequence GTGGATGCCTCTGCGGCCAGAACGTTTGCAGAGGCGGCTACGACCGCCTGGGCGAGTTTCAATCGGGCGGAGCTGGAGAAGGAGGACGCCGCGGTCAGACGCATCCTGGATGCGCTCGATGTGTTCAAGGTGCCGGATGTCTATCCTGCCGCATGCCATGTAGCGCCGCTGGCGCGCGACGCAGCCGATCTGAACAGCCGCGTGCTTTCCAAGCTGAACGCCGAGGCCGTTGGCGACGGGGTGATCTCCCGGATCGCCCCGATCGCGGCCTTCGCTGCTGATCCGAACGCCGTCCGGGACGCGGCTATCGAGACGTTCGTGGAAGCTCAGCTGCTTCGGTGGAAAGACTTCTTCGACACGGTCGAATCCATGCCGCTGACACCGGAACAGCGCCTGTCGGTGGTCGTCGACGAGGATGCAACGTTGGTTCTGGCCGGCGCCGGGTCCGGCAAGACCAGCGTTATCACGGCCAAGGCCGCATACCTGGTGAAGACGGAGATACGGAAGCCAAGCGAGCTCCTGCTCTTGGCCTTCGCCAAAGATGCTTCAACCGAGATGTCCGAGCGCATCGAGGCGCGGTGCGGGGTCCCCGTGGCGGCGCGCACCTTCCACGCATTGGCCTACGAGATCATCGGTGAGGTGGAAGGGGAGAAGCCCCCCTTGGCGCCGACCGCGACGGACGACAAGGCCTTCCTATCCCTCATGAAGGAGATCCTTCGGCACATCGTGGCGACCGCCAGTGACATCGCGCAGACCGTGATCGGATGGTTCGCCGGTTTTTTCGACGACTTCCCGACAGAGTGGGACTTCAAGACCAAGCACGAATGGTATGCGCAGATCGAAAGTCGCAACCTGCGGACGCTGCAAGGGGAGACGGTGAACAGCTTCGAAGAGCTGCTGATCGCCAACTGGCTGTTCCGGAACGGCATCGCCTACGAATACGAGCCGAGCTACGAGCACAAGCTCCAGAAGACCGGGCGTCGCGTCTACACGCCAGATTTCCGGCTGACAGAAAGCGGCGTCTACATCGAGCATTTCGGCGTACGCAAAAAACGCGGCAGGGATGGTAAGGAGGAGTTGACCACGGCGCCCTATGTCGACCGCGATGAATACCTTGAGGGCATGGATTGGAAGCGGCAAGTCCATGCCGAGCACGAGACGATTCTGATCGAAACCTACAGCTGGGAGCGTGAAGAAGGGCGACTGCTCGAGGCTCTTGCCGAAAAGCTCAACCCCCACGTCACGCTGCGGCCGGTCCCGGACATCCAGATCTACGACCGTGTGGCCGAGGTCGGCGCGGTCGACAGCTTTACCTCGCTAATGGGCACCTTCCTGCGTCATTTCAAGAACGGCGGGTACCGGGTCGAGGACTGTTCGGACAAGGCGCAAACGCTGAAGATGGGGAAGCGTGCCGAAGCATTCCTGAAGATATTCGGCGCCGTCTTCCGGGAATATCAATCCCGCCTGGGTGATCGGATCGACTTCGAGGACATGGTGAACCGCGCCACGGCCTTTGTAGAAAGTGGGCGCTATCAGAGCCCGTTCAAGCATATCCTCGTCGACGAGTTTCAAGACATCTCGACCGGGCGAGCGAAACTGATTCAGGCACTCAAGCGCCAGCATTCCGACGCCAAGGTGTTCGCCGTCGGCGACGACTGGCAGTCGATCTACCGCTTCGCCGGGTCGGACATTCACATCATGCGCAACTTCGGCGCGGAGTTCGGCGGCACCTTTGCAGGAGCCACTGGTGTCCATCGCACCGTCGACCTCGGCCGGACCTTCCGGTCCGTGGACAAGATCGCCTTGGCCGCCCGTCACTTCGTTCTCCGTAACCCCGCTCAGATCACCAAGACGGTGATCCCGGCAGGCGAGACGGACGAGCCGTCGATCAGGATCGCCTGGACGCGCCGCGACACCGGGGAGACGACCTTGAACGACACGGTGGCAGCTCTCGCCGCCACAGAAGGAAAGGGTGGTGGGAAGCCGTCCATCCTCATCCTCGGGCGTTATCGTTTCCTGCGGCCCGATATCGGGCGGCTTCAGCGCCAGAACCCCGGGGCGACGATCACCTTCAAGACCATTCACGCATCGAAGGGCCTCGAGGCCGATTACGTCATCATCCTTGGCGTCGACAACGCCAGGATGGGCTTCCCGTCGATGATCGTCGACGACCCCCTGCTCAGCCTGGTATCGCCCGAGGCCGAGCCATATCCGAACGCCGAAGAACGGCGCGTCATGTATGTCGCCGTGACCCGGGCCCGTCGGACCGTGACCATCCTTGCATCGGAGACGCGACCCTCCGTCTTCGTCGAAGAGCTGGTGAAAGAACCGGAGTTCGGCGTGACTGTGCCCTTGGAGGCCCAGAAGCACACCCACACCTGTCCGGGTTGCGGCGGGCGTCTGCTTCACATGGCAGGCAAGGACGGTCGCGACTGGTATCGCTGCGAGCATGTGAAGTTGTGCGGTAGTCGCATGCCCGCTTGCCCGGCCTGCGGTGTCGGCCTTCCGGTCCGTTCCCGAACCAGTGGAGATCTGGTTTGCGCTGATTGCGGCGAGAGCCAGCGGGCCTGCCCCAGTTGCGAAGCAGGATGGTTAGTCGAACGGCGCGGCCGATATGGAGCATTCCTCAGTTGTGTCCGCTTCCCAGACTGCGATGGAAAAGCCAAGCTGCAGAAATGCGTATGA
- a CDS encoding DUF1489 family protein — MGDKVVNLIKLCVGAEKVEDLIAWQASRYGQGPAMHVTRMWPKRADEILNGGSLYWVFKGAVLARQRVLELSEVMGADGIARCAIVLDREVVRTEALMRRPFQGWRYLSPEDAPRDLPKGRAREEALPRELAVALSEIGLR, encoded by the coding sequence ATGGGTGACAAAGTGGTGAATCTGATCAAACTGTGCGTCGGCGCCGAGAAGGTCGAAGACCTGATCGCGTGGCAGGCCAGCCGCTACGGCCAGGGTCCGGCCATGCATGTCACGCGCATGTGGCCGAAACGCGCGGACGAGATCCTGAACGGCGGGTCGCTATACTGGGTCTTCAAGGGCGCGGTGCTGGCGCGCCAGCGCGTGCTGGAGCTGTCCGAAGTGATGGGCGCCGACGGTATCGCGCGCTGCGCGATCGTTCTCGACCGCGAGGTCGTCCGCACCGAGGCGCTGATGCGCCGCCCCTTCCAGGGCTGGCGTTACCTCAGCCCCGAGGATGCGCCCCGCGATCTGCCCAAAGGCCGCGCCCGCGAAGAGGCCCTGCCCCGCGAGCTTGCCGTGGCACTGTCCGAGATCGGCCTGCGTTAA